In Acipenser ruthenus chromosome 1, fAciRut3.2 maternal haplotype, whole genome shotgun sequence, the genomic stretch ATTCTAGGTTTCTCAGACTCATGCCACTCCCTGAAGGAAGTTGGCAGAAACACTACATTGCCAAATTTTGAAGAAAGCTCCtactatatgaaaaataaaagccTTGTGAATTGACAAAATGTCTTTAACTTCTAAACTTGTTCATTTGCACACGTATGTTATAAAAACACAATGCTAGCAAATGAGCCAGGAAAGAATAGACACATTAGTGGAATACAGTACTGGACACACTGTAGTGTATACCAAGTACTTAAAGTGAAACAAAAGCGAGGCACTGCATTACACTACACGGATTAACTAAACCTCTCTCAAAATTAAAACATCTCTTTTTTTAGTTGTTCTCTTTCTAAAGTGGGTGGATGTTTCTCTATACAGATAAGGCAAAATGCAATAATTGGCAATTCTGCATTCATTTAATTTGGTGtataattgcttttgttttttgcagttctGTTTGATTGCCATTATCACTGCACACTCCAATACCTTGCAATGAGTGGAGCTTATTGGGAGGCCCACATTTGAGGCAACAAGCACAGTTAGAGCACTCATTACTTCAATGCAAAATCCACtgtaaagaaattaaacaaaaaaaattaaagtgaGGAAGGTGAAAGTTATCCCATATACCGCAGCATGCAGGGAGTAGCAGGGGAGGGGTGGCTGAATGGTTGATGTTATGATGATACCAGCGTCAGTTTCGAGGCTCTTGGTGGCTGCTTCAGATCAGTCCATCATGAAATGAACCAGCCCAACAGAAGAAGGCAGCTCTGAGACACACAAGTTTACTCTACTGGCATTACTATCATGAAGGGAAAATACACTCTTTAGGCTACGCTTTGCCTATGTACCTACTATTTTATAATGCTGTACTGTAGAGTCATTATGTTAAGAAATATTGATAATATCAGATTTAATCCATATTTATAGACTCATTAACTAATTATTTTGGTTTTGAGCCTTATTTGTACTAACCAAGCAAAACTAAAAGCTGTGTTATTTCGTATTGGTAGATTTATTTAAATTCCATTCCACTGAATTCTCTcaattagttatttatttaaacatagatTTATGTGATTACTTTCATTGGGTATGCCAGAATTATACATACTGCAAGTCCTGTAAACTGGGTCAAAATCATTGACACAGCTAGGACTTAAATCCCTGTACGGGATTTAATACGACATAATTGAATGTGATAACCATTCTAGAAAAAATTGTACTTTTTTGTAAAGTATCTTGAAATGTCTTGGTACAACAAAGCACTAAGTATATGAGCCTAAGTTGTTAAGTCGTTGTAGACGTTTACCATGTACTAATGGAATCTGtcttctctatctatctatctatctatctagaggACAGGTGTCCTCCAAAGACTACCCTGCATGGATGATTTAATCTAAATTGGTGCTCAAATAGGTCAAATGCACAAACTGCCCTTCGTTCTTCCCTCCTGTTCATTGCATGCCTTTCCTCGGGTGCCGTCACCTCAACGTGAACTGATCTGAGCAGCCGAGAGCGGAggaagccagactgcaggggGCTGCAGTCACATGGCAGAGGCATACCTTGCAGTGTGTGGTACTGATAGGAAGTCCAATATTGGAGGCAAACACAACTGTGAGCGCCGAAGCCAGCTCAATAGTGAATCCACTGCGGGGAGCACAAAGAAACAACACTTGTTTTTCCAGCTATTGTTTTCAGAGTATCAGCATGCAGAATGGCATCTCTTCACCACAGAGCTTTTCTCCAGCCCTGTTTTAATATTTgtagtatgtatgtgtgtggatataaatatacacagttgtaatcaaaagtttacataccccactggaaatttataatttctagaaatgtctcaaaacagcggattttaggaaaaatcttttgctgTTGTggatgtggaaaaaaaaaaaaaaaatctacaagaaatagatgtctacaattaatTATTTCAGCAAtcgttttgcaaaactccaaaaatgctaattcagaagtattcataccctttgatgctatgatagtattgtctacaaggtgctagaaatttaaataatgcagaacctaattctagaaaagtctagagaatgctggattgtaggtgaacattcttagagagtataacagggttaggcataggatgattgctgtcattaccaataagtcaatatgggaaaaagtaaatagctatctgaagaccttaggcagaaaatgatttattgtcataaagctggagaaggatacagaAGATatacaagcatttgagtatcccaatttcaactattgtttctaattatcaagaagtacaagactcatggtactgtcacaacgctccctgagtctggaagaaagaaggttctttcaccaagaacaagtagaagaattgtgaggaagattAACAATAGTCTAAGTaaactggctgcaagtgggactggggtttccatttcaaccataggtcgagtattgcatggtgaaggtgtCAATATTCGCTGGCCAAGGAaaaatcacttaaagtttgcaaaatgacatttgaatgatggatacgaGTTCTGGTCGAAGGTCAGGCGTCAggcgtttggagaaagtctggtgaggcgtacaaagaaaagaacaccatacctactgtcaagcatggaggtggtaatatccttctatggggctgtttttccgcTAATGGCActggaaatttagttccaatacatgctaaaatggattccatagcataccaaaagatattggccaatcatctgaaaccctccgctacaaaacttggtttaaaaagCGCAAAcgggacgttccaacacgacaacaatccaaagcaaacatcaaaatctacttcagagtggttaaagaataataaaatcaaggttctggaatggcctagtcaagtCCCgatttaaatccgattgagaatctttggtatgagttgaagaaggctgtgcacaagagtcctcggaatttgaatgaactagaacaattttgcgttgaagtggttatataaaaaaataaataaataaataaataaataaataaataaataataataataataatcactgaagaacattgacaaatatcctaatcatttaaaagacgttattgctaaaggtgccccgactagctattaattatttccttttccttgtcagggtatgaatatttctgaattagcatttttggagcatttttttacctcatccacaaaaccaaaacttttgctacaaaagatttttcctataatttgttttgactacaactgtgtatatatatatatatatatatatatatatatatatatatatatatatatatatatatatatatatatatatatatatatatatatatatacacacacacacatatacagttgtagttttaaaagtgcagtaatgataagaataataagaaaagaaaagaaatacaaaaagtcAATTTAACAGCTGTGCTGCTTGATACAAtaaatacaagaaaaagaaacTAAATGGCTCCGTGACAAATCTAGATCAGAGATTAGCTTGGTTTAGACAGTTGGACCACACCATCAACTACTGCACTTCCAATTACAATGCCATCTCTTACTACATGGCATCTACATAAAACCCACGCCATAGGTACAGTACGTGCACCGAGCCTGCTGTAAATGAGAATAAAAGATGTTTAATTGTAAAGTATCATGAAGTAGTAATCTTTACGGTCcattaaaaatacatgattttttcAAGATACCATTTGATACGCTTTTGAAACACTTACAAATGATCTGATATCCTGGTATATTGCAGACAGGAGTTAACATAATAGAATATATAGTTAAGGTAAGGATCAATACAGTACCTCTATTAGGACTGAGGTTATTCGATGGACCACAAAGATGTGTTGTAAGTAACTTATTACATGCAGTTCCAGTGTAGGTTGATGTGAtaagaaatataaccattaccaaTCAGTTCTAGAAAGTCTCTTTGTGGAATGAAAaccacacatttaaaacagttaCTGTGGGTCACATTCGAAAGTCTTCAATGTCAATATGAAAATGAGGCATTTCTATTTATATTGTATCTTCTTTTGTATCAGCCATACAGTAGCACTACAGGAGCTACACAATTGTGCAgtattaaatgtctttttttgtatatgGCAAAATAGCTTGTGATCCTTATAAACAAATAATGAGGGCTTGAATTTCAGGTGAATCTATCTGCTGCGGGCCTATCTATCAGTTATTTCTAGCTAATATAAAACATTTGGAGAAGACCCTTCAGATTTTTTtcatttacctttttatgataaaTGGCATAACACAAGGTGTATGGGGAGGCAACAAATAGAATAACCCAtttatcattacattttttaaaattgtatctgCATACAAAACAATGCAGTTCGCTTTGTAGTACAAACAATTAAGGGGGACAGTGGAAAGTGGCAGCATCCCATTTAGATGGGACATACTATAATGCAAAGCGAGGGAAGGACAGGCAAGTCATATAATTTGCACTGGCATTGACCATGTCAATCCTCCAATTAACGTTACCAATGTGATGGTACGCTTATTCTGTATGGaagtattgtacttttttttctttaaaattaaatggtgttAATTTTGATTGAACAATTAAAATTACACAACAACTGGAGGAtctaaaaacatttcaaataaaactcaCACAAAACAAATGGATACAGTATTCACAATGGCAGAAAataattccaaatttaaaaaaaaaaaaattaaatttgggGAATGCCCAGATTTTGATCTTTGCCTATAAAAtacaacatatatataaaaagaagttTCAGCTAATTGGAATTAAGGTCTGCAATCATTATGATGCAATTTAAGAGCGAGCACAGCAAAACAACATGTTTCCCCAAGAGCGTTACTTACCTGGAGGGGGTGATTGGGGTTAGGTCCTTTCCCATGGTCTGAATGACCCTTCGACCCCAAACCCATAAACCAGCGCAGATACCCACACCTCCGTAGAAGAGCAGCCAGACAGGGGTGGCAGCCTCTTGCATCACGCCGCCCTGATCATAGATCATCCACAGGGCAACCAAGGGGCCGATGGCATTGCTGCAGAGAAAATAGTACAGCTGAAGGCAAGAACCCTTCATTACAAACATAATCCCTTTACTGTATGCAGAGGACTTCAAATCAGCAATTCCAATGGATGATTTTTATTACCATCTACTGCAAATATCAATGAATCACTGCGtgtttgagaatttttttttatttaaaagtatgtagGCAAACGTATTATCAAATTCTGCTCCCATGGGCACGGTTGTGTTTGAGCAAACGTTGGGTTTATATAGTAATGAGCTTTTTAAACACAAAGGCACCTGGTTAAATGTAGAAACTGATACCAGAAGTAAAGGAAGTCAATGCCAATAACCGAGGCTAATGGCATGCATCTGAAAACATTTCAGGAAGTGAACAAATGTCTAAAACCTATTCTGTAAATCTATATTATAAAAGGAAGGAACACAACAAGTTTTTATcaaaaagcaaaagagaatgGTTGCTTTACCTGACGTCGTTGCCCCCATGTGCGAATGAACCGAAGCAGGCGGTGAGGATCTGCAGGAAGTGGAAGAGCAGGAAGACCTGGGGTTTGTCTTTTTCCTCCTTATCTTCCTCGGCTGTGTCCTCCGTGGGCACCATCGGGGGGGTCTGCATGGCGTCAGCTGCCAGCTTCATTTCCACGCCCCCCTCCTCCGCCTCAATCTCAGCCTCTGCCACCGCATTGCAGTAGCTGGAGTAGCTGTCGTAGCGGATGCGCTTCTTGGAGTAGGACACAGTGTCGCCCACCAGCTTCTCACTGTCCTCTGGAGCCACTGGCTCGACTGGCCGGAAGGCGGCTTGCACAGGCAGGCCACAGATTGCTGCCGTGTAGCAGGTGTAGCTGTTGTTGCGCCGCAGCAGGCGGTAATTGTTGTCAGCAGAAGGGGCCGTGCGGTCATCGTCCATCCTCCCCATGTGGATTTTGTGCAGCAGGTCCTTGTATAGACCAGAGTCCTTGTGTACAGTGTGATAGACATGCCCGTCACTGCGCATGTACCCATCGAAGCTGAAGGAGCCATTTGAGATGGGCGACTTCAAGCTGCCATTGGTCATGGAGGATGCCCTCCctggcaggcagacagagagagattattttttttttaacatagggATTTCAATAAtacaatagccagaaaaagaagACTTTCTCAAAACTCAAGCATACCAATTCAATTACATAATGTATATTAGATGAACTATGCACCCAATATCCATTGccagaaatgaaacaaaaaataaaatctctgCAAGCATCTTCCAGCTCAAATGATGAGTCTTGTGAGTGAACACGATGCATTTATTTGGCACATTCCATGAAACAAAATCTcaaaacattttataatattCGATTTTAAACTGTAATGGGAGCTGGAGTCACCGAGGAcagagtttaaaaacaaaaaaaacacatgggtACCCTGCTCTACATACCATATACCCTTCCGTTCGGGAAGACAGAGTTCCCATTGGCCAGAGGCTCTGGTTCCCCCAACTCCTCAGTGACCCTGCTGGTGAGAGGGACCACACACTCATCTGTCCCTTTCGCCCCCGGCAACTCCTTGAATACTGGGGCGTCCTCATCCTGGATCTTGTCAAGACTCTCGTCAGATATCCTTGACAGGGAGTTTGCCTTCTTCtgttgacctaaaaaaaaaacaaaaaaaaaaaacacaacagcactgTAGTGGCTTGACAGCTCTAGCTCCCCACCTACAATTTACAGCTGAATAGAATGTACACCAAGAGCTTTTCATACATGttgaatatacaaataaatgtaataacacattttaaaaacatttcccacAAATTTAGAATGAcaaattgtataataataaaaaaatgggtaAAACATTAAGGTCAGTTCATAAAACCAACCTCATCCTTAACCtttaacactcaatcataaaactATTGAGCTTGTGAATGACAATTTAAATGGTAAGATCATAGCTTTACTTCCAGTACCCATTGTGAACTGATGAGCATCAACAAAGCGGGAGATACTTACTTGTAAGTTTTCTTCTCAACCAGGGACATACCACAAACCACACTAAAGCAGCACACACTAGTGAGCCGGCTAATGTTATCAGAAATATCGCCCACACAGGAAGTAACTCCAGTCCCAGTACTATATGGAAGCAAAAGAAGAAAAGTTAAAATAGTCTTCATCCATTTAATACAGACAGAGTATAGCTACGGCCAGTTGATAGATTTACAAAAGGATGCATTTCCCTGCTGAATATTCCAGCAGCTGTTCTGATGGCTGTACttaatgaaagaaaagaaaaaaatagagcaGCCTTTAATTACAACAACAAGTACAAAAGTAAAAATGTCCagatgtatttgtattgtttgcaGGAATCAGCTTAGggctgtaaaacaaaaagaatcCAATGGAAATTTCCAAATGCCCTACTCATTAAAAGTTGAAAAGAGCTACTTACGTGTGTAAGCAGTTTTCTAGCCTTCCCAAGTCTTAAGTTTGTTTACTTTGTGCCAACCAGAGCTTTGCCATTTCAACTTAAACAAACCCTTTTCAAAAAGCAGCTTTAGGGAAACAACTGGGGCAGCAAATTGCTACAGAACCAAGCCATGCAGACAGAGGGTACTTACATGGCGCTCCTGTATACATGATTGAGAAGGTGTTAATCCCTATAGTAGCAGCATAGAAAATAGGAAGAGCGCGAAGGCCATTGGGCACTGGGTCATCCTAGACAagggaggaaaaaataaataatattagagGCTTTAAGGTGCAGTCACTGTGGTCTACCCTGTGCAAAATACAGACAGGTGCAATTCCAGTCCTCGAGGTCCAGATGTCTCCTGGTATTTGTTGTACCTATGCCCTGCATACTCGCCTGTAACTGAACCTCCTTCCAGTTCTCAATCAATTGATTATTTGTGAGGCCTAGAAATCCTGGAGGATTACAGACTTTGAGAACCTGATCAAAAGCTTACttaggcacacctgagcttgttacttattgGTGGTTCCTAGTTTTTGGAGAAACACAGAACGGATCAAGTTAGTATTCAATATTATACTATTCATTTCAAACCCTCAATTCTGTAGTCAACAAACAGCAACTAATTTGATTGTTCTAAATAACACAAGTTGTGTTCAATAATTCAGTGTTACTGGTGAATACCTACACATTAGTATTCAGACTGAAGCTAGGGTATGAATGCAGCTAGAAGCAGAAAACAAAGTCTGTCGGCAACCGCTACTAAACGATAATCACAGGAGGAGAcaataaacactttaaaaaaaataaaaaaaatctagacAAGTATAAAAGGTATGCTATATGACAGGTGTCCAATTTACATTCCTAGAGGAGAATGCATTCaaattaataattacatttaaataatccaataatatctctctcacacacacacattggtacCTCTATTGAGGAGACCATGTGGTTCTCAGGATCTCCAATGAATTAGATGACTTaccttgtttaaaatgaaaaatctgATGAGGAGAAAGAGGAACCCAGACATCAGACCAGACAGCAGAGGAGAAATGAACCAAGAGGCAACtggataaataaacacaaaaacactcagtaaagaaacagaaacattttgaactactgcccccccaaaaaaagaatatatatcaTAAAACCATGTTGTCTGTGAAAGGGTGAAGGCAggagaaacaacacacaaaaccCAAATCTGACACAGCATTAAGAGAAACAAATATTCTGTAATACACAGAACAAACAATATTACTAAATCCAAGCATTCAACGTTTAGTGAcattaattattaaatatatatttaaactaaaaaaaactggGGAAACAAGGTCAAGTGAAAATGAAATAAGGTATTGTcttgcaaaaaaagaaagatttgccAGTCAACAtagttattccacatactttCACACACAAAAGGAAATGTCAATTACCAATCTTGACTAGCTGCATCCACTGAACACCTTGGGTACCAATTGCAACCAGCGAGAAACCAATGGTGGCTCCCACGATACAGTGCGTGCCGGAAACGGGCAGCTTCAAGAAGGAAGCAATGAGCTGCCACACTGCAGAGCCTGTCCAATGAGAGACACGGGAGACCAAGGTTAGAtagtacagtgtatatatagactTGGTACTCTAGTCAGAAGCTATAATTTGACCAGCCTTTACCTTCATACCCATTTTGAAAAGTTGTTACAATTacaacacatacatatatatacacacacacacatatacatatatacagtgccttgcaaaagtattcagacccctgaccaattctctcatattactgaattacaaatggtacattgaaatttcgttctgtttgatattttattttaaaacactgaaactcaaaatcaattattgtaaggcgacattggttttatgttgggaaatatttttaagaaatactgtatatttcagaaataaggcactgtatatatattatacacagcaCACAATCCAACCTCATTCTTTATATAATGCGATACAAAACCAGACCCCCCTTTACATAATCAACACATAGACAGAAGCACCGTCAAGTgacactaaaaacaaacaaaatggtcaaaatggACTAATTTGCTTGACTGTAGCTGGAATCAATTCCACTGGATTGGAGAAATCAGTTAATCTTTAACCTAATTTAGTTCAGACCTCATCCACTCTCAATTCCAAAGGATATCCAGTCACAGGGAAGAAACAGGAACATTGGATGACAAGAACAAATATCATCAATTGGCTGGAAGAGTGGAATttgattaatattttttataaatgtctcAGGATGGTGCAGTCCCACGTTAGCATGGATATACAGAATCACTTTAGCTCTAAAAACAGTACTGTGCATTCAGTTTAAACAGACTCTACAACGCACCTGCATCCTATTAAAGTATTAAAGTGACTTAATAGTTTGATATGCACTCTATCATCTGAGATTTAAAACTACTTTATCTGAACTACACTCCTATTCCGGGGGATACTGAACTTTGCTTTGCATGGAACTCTGTCATCGTTATGAATGTAGACTGTTTATAAAAAGCAGCCAACTTTCATTCAGAAGAGATTATtttagtaaaatgtatttcaatgcaCTCTTCAAAGTAATTGTTTTGTAGTCCGTTATGGGGAATTTAGATACAAATCTTCCTTTCTCAAGCACGCAACAGATAACATTGGATGCAAACAAATCACGCTAAAGTCCTATTATACTTCtgtattctcattttgtatttcatctatttaaaaaaagtaagtgGCACGTTCGTTCAAGTGATCTGAAATatccctgtgtaaaaaaaaagaagttcataaactctattaaaaaaaatgtatcacaaaAAGTAAAAGAATAACCAAGAACCAAGGGCCTGATTGTCCTCTGTGGGCAAGTTGCCCATGTCATACATTTACTGTGGAGTGGGCAATTTGCCTGgaatttgcccacagtggaaaatgcAGGTCAGGGGCTTCTTGGATTAGAAATGGAAGAAGCACAAATGCATAAAAGAATCAAAGTTGCCACGAGCAACAAGAACTGAGGCTGATATTAAATACGTATTGTGGCACCGCTATTCTTATATGTACCAAATAAAaagttaatgtgtgtgtgtatatatataataatggtaaaagtcagaatattggCAAACCTTAAGATAACACTTTACCAGTAAATCTCATAAATAATCAAGTGCCTTTGGCTGGTAATTACCAAATTTCTTGCTTTTGTGCATTGTAAAGAGtcaggagtcctgtgtaactccaaCTGCCACAAGTCTACCATGCTGCAGTAAGTAAATATCTATTTAGTGTTTGTATGTCGCGTTGTGtcagtgtgattttctgttgaaaaaaccaaggtcctaaatgatttaatttgcatttaacagaatgatatttttcatcaaactactatgtatttggagtacaatatccttcaacaccattgtgaattcttttatatgcaaatttaccagaatgttgattgttctacataagtggatcacaatgttgttcagtaccatgttgaaatagtttaaaatgctcaattgtgcattactaTAAGCTCATTAAATGATTAtgttgttaatggaaaatgtgtatgcagaaataaatatattcttcgacaaaacaattatttttttaattgacaatttatatgcaggaataaatacattcttcaatgatatacctgcatttaccaagaAGCttcggtaaatcataagattTACCAGTAGATGTCCGGAAAGcaatttcttcataatttcagacatttaccactTTATTTTGTAAAcgttgacatttaccagtaaaacgTAAGATTGACCGAATTtagacttttaccgtaacataaaAACTTATATATAAGGGCTGCTCTGATTAATCTACTAAAAGAGTTGattgcagattattttttttacaatttaaatcaagcagaattttatttttgtatataaaataaaatcaaccaatagaagatctgcattttttcCGTGGCAGTCAAATCATAAGTGCATAAACAGTTGGCCTTTAGTAAGTTTAACCAaagggagagtcaaagatctgctccttgttatacaggtgtccaatcatgagtgagcagaggcgggacataattgggagtttaaccaatgggaaagtcaaagatctgcagtggttttacagctgtccaatcattagtgagcagaggcagtttttattattattttatttttatttttattattttctccccaatttgaaatgcccaattatttttaggctcagctcactgctaccacccctgtgctgactcgggaggggcgaggaTGAACAcacgaagcgtgtgccgtcagccacccgtttttttacactctgcagactcaccgtgcagccgcctcagagctacagcgtcggaggacaacgcagctctggacagcttacaggcaagcctgcaggcgcccggccagactacaggggtcgctggtgcgcggtgagcagaggacaccctggccgacctaaccctccctccctccctccggacgacgctcagccaattgagcgccgccccctgggagctcccgtccacggtcggctgtggaatagcctggactcgaaccggcgacgtccaggctatagagcgcatcctgcactctagcga encodes the following:
- the LOC117420965 gene encoding sodium-dependent phosphate transporter 2-like isoform X2 — translated: MDMENYLWLVILGFIIAFVLAFSVGANDVANSFGTAVGSGVVTLRQACILASIFETLGSVLLGAKVGETIRKGIIDVGLYNNSVDALMAGEVSAMAGSAVWQLIASFLKLPVSGTHCIVGATIGFSLVAIGTQGVQWMQLVKIVASWFISPLLSGLMSGFLFLLIRFFILNKDDPVPNGLRALPIFYAATIGINTFSIMYTGAPLLGLELLPVWAIFLITLAGSLVCAALVWFVVCPWLRRKLTSQQKKANSLSRISDESLDKIQDEDAPVFKELPGAKGTDECVVPLTSRVTEELGEPEPLANGNSVFPNGRVYGRASSMTNGSLKSPISNGSFSFDGYMRSDGHVYHTVHKDSGLYKDLLHKIHMGRMDDDRTAPSADNNYRLLRRNNSYTCYTAAICGLPVQAAFRPVEPVAPEDSEKLVGDTVSYSKKRIRYDSYSSYCNAVAEAEIEAEEGGVEMKLAADAMQTPPMVPTEDTAEEDKEEKDKPQVFLLFHFLQILTACFGSFAHGGNDVSNAIGPLVALWMIYDQGGVMQEAATPVWLLFYGGVGICAGLWVWGRRVIQTMGKDLTPITPSSGFCIEVMSALTVLVASNVGLPISSTHCKVGSVVAVGWIRSKKAVDWHLFRNIFLAWFVTVPVAGLFSAACMALFMYGILPFV
- the LOC117420965 gene encoding sodium-dependent phosphate transporter 2-like isoform X1, which codes for MDMENYLWLVILGFIIAFVLAFSVGANDVANSFGTAVGSGVVTLRQACILASIFETLGSVLLGAKVGETIRKGIIDVGLYNNSVDALMAGEVSAMAGSAVWQLIASFLKLPVSGTHCIVGATIGFSLVAIGTQGVQWMQLVKIVASWFISPLLSGLMSGFLFLLIRFFILNKDDPVPNGLRALPIFYAATIGINTFSIMYTGAPLLGLELLPVWAIFLITLAGSLVCAALVWFVVCPWLRRKLTSQQKKANSLSRISDESLDKIQDEDAPVFKELPGAKGTDECVVPLTSRVTEELGEPEPLANGNSVFPNGRVYGRASSMTNGSLKSPISNGSFSFDGYMRSDGHVYHTVHKDSGLYKDLLHKIHMGRMDDDRTAPSADNNYRLLRRNNSYTCYTAAICGLPVQAAFRPVEPVAPEDSEKLVGDTVSYSKKRIRYDSYSSYCNAVAEAEIEAEEGGVEMKLAADAMQTPPMVPTEDTAEEDKEEKDKPQVFLLFHFLQILTACFGSFAHGGNDVSNAIGPLVALWMIYDQGGVMQEAATPVWLLFYGGVGICAGLWVWGRRVIQTMGKDLTPITPSSGFTIELASALTVVFASNIGLPISTTHCKVGSVVAVGWIRSKKAVDWHLFRNIFLAWFVTVPVAGLFSAACMALFMYGILPFV